The Mucilaginibacter mallensis genome has a segment encoding these proteins:
- a CDS encoding efflux RND transporter periplasmic adaptor subunit: MNKAILTTVFASSLLLAACAKKQPPANTEVPVNLLKVTKKTVLYYDKYPATTAALSQVSLLPQVQGAVTGIFFTEGTHVKKGQKLYTIDERLYKDAYDAAVANLQVSQGTLVQSQQDADRYDYLNKYNAVAKQLYDHAVITLQNAKNSVKSSEQAVKSAKTNLSYSTIYAPFDGTIGLSQVKLGNVVTVGTTVLNTISTDNPMAVDFVINEKQLPKFEKLQFAKKTIDSLFTILLPDGSLYPATGKMSVIDRAVDSQTGSITIRLVFSNPKGVLRTGMSCVVKVHNQDTEPQLVIPSKAVVEQMGEYFVYVAKDTLVNNPKAGADSAKNQLKQLRASEKKVQVGQTIGANVVIKSGIDEGERVVVDGVQTLHDNVQITTANKIGPSAGGKGGK, translated from the coding sequence ATGAATAAAGCAATTTTAACTACCGTTTTTGCAAGCTCCCTGCTTTTGGCTGCTTGTGCAAAAAAACAGCCACCCGCAAATACGGAGGTACCTGTTAATTTATTAAAAGTTACCAAAAAAACAGTTTTGTATTATGATAAATATCCGGCAACAACGGCAGCATTAAGCCAGGTTAGTTTGCTTCCGCAGGTGCAGGGAGCTGTTACCGGCATATTTTTTACCGAAGGTACCCATGTTAAAAAAGGGCAGAAACTGTATACTATTGATGAACGCCTGTATAAGGATGCTTACGATGCGGCAGTTGCTAACCTGCAGGTTTCACAAGGTACGCTTGTACAATCGCAACAGGATGCCGATAGGTATGATTATTTAAATAAATACAACGCCGTTGCCAAGCAATTGTATGATCACGCGGTTATTACCCTGCAAAACGCTAAAAACTCGGTAAAATCATCTGAACAAGCAGTAAAATCAGCCAAAACAAATTTGAGCTATTCTACTATTTATGCTCCGTTCGACGGTACTATTGGCCTTAGTCAGGTAAAGCTAGGGAATGTGGTTACAGTTGGTACTACTGTGCTGAATACGATCTCAACGGATAATCCAATGGCGGTTGATTTTGTCATCAATGAAAAACAATTACCAAAATTTGAGAAACTTCAGTTTGCAAAGAAAACTATCGACTCATTATTTACTATTTTATTGCCCGATGGCTCTCTTTATCCTGCTACAGGCAAAATGTCAGTAATTGACCGTGCGGTTGATTCACAAACAGGTTCTATTACAATCAGGTTGGTGTTTAGTAATCCAAAAGGTGTTTTAAGGACGGGCATGAGCTGCGTAGTTAAGGTACATAATCAGGATACAGAGCCACAACTGGTTATACCAAGTAAAGCCGTTGTTGAGCAAATGGGCGAATACTTTGTATATGTTGCTAAAGATACATTGGTTAATAACCCTAAAGCAGGTGCCGATTCAGCTAAGAATCAACTAAAACAGCTTAGAGCGAGTGAGAAAAAAGTACAGGTTGGGCAAACAATAGGTGCTAACGTTGTGATAAAAAGTGGTATAGATGAGGGTGAAAGAGTAGTAGTTGACGGCGTGCAGACGCTTCACGATAATGTGCAGATAACAACTGCTAATAAGATAGGCCCTTCAGCAGGCGGCAAAGGCGGGAAATGA
- a CDS encoding TolC family protein → MKYHLSNRKPYCYKLADFFFYTDKIRLFLLIVTFSCLSLAGYAQDPTPDTSKMLATINDISRNGGEFLTIQQCIDYALVHQPGLNQTLINQSITRETNAIALSSWLPQVNATGSGVHYIQQSNYSSATTGTGTSSSSTATKSSAANSFIPELAVSQAIFSPSLLFAAKSAPLLITQSKQITDSTKIYLVSAVSKSFYNVLLTLEQINVLKEDTARLGKNLRDAYHQYKGGIVDETDYEEAAISLNNSKASLKQANETVVPQYAVLKRLMGYPPEKQFNVNFDTLQMAQSINVDTTQQLAYEKRIEYQQLKTQKDIQNEQIKYYRTSFLPTVSAFYNYDLAYENSRVSNLFSNSYPSQLIGVSISIPIFTGLSRIHSLHRAKLQEEVLNWSEVDLKSQIYSEYTSALGSYKSNLYNLKLLQQNVTLAKRTYFVVTLQYKQGIVAYLNVITAESNLISSEISYLNALFQTLSSKIDLQKAMGNITY, encoded by the coding sequence ATGAAATATCATTTATCAAACCGCAAACCATACTGTTATAAATTAGCCGATTTCTTTTTTTATACAGACAAAATCCGGTTGTTTTTATTGATCGTTACTTTTTCCTGCCTGTCACTTGCTGGCTATGCGCAGGATCCAACACCTGATACCAGTAAGATGCTTGCTACGATTAATGATATCAGCAGAAATGGCGGCGAGTTTTTAACCATACAGCAATGTATTGATTATGCATTGGTACATCAACCCGGATTAAACCAAACCTTAATAAATCAAAGCATTACAAGGGAAACCAATGCAATAGCATTATCATCATGGTTACCACAAGTTAACGCTACCGGTAGTGGTGTACATTACATACAACAATCCAACTATTCAAGTGCAACAACTGGTACAGGCACCAGTTCAAGCAGTACTGCAACAAAATCAAGCGCTGCCAATAGCTTTATACCTGAGCTTGCTGTTTCGCAGGCCATATTTAGTCCCAGTTTATTATTTGCAGCTAAAAGTGCGCCATTGTTGATTACACAGTCTAAACAAATTACAGACAGCACCAAAATATACCTGGTATCGGCGGTAAGTAAGTCTTTTTATAACGTGTTGCTTACTTTAGAGCAGATCAATGTATTAAAAGAGGATACTGCACGCCTGGGTAAAAATCTCCGCGATGCTTATCACCAATATAAAGGTGGTATTGTTGATGAAACAGATTATGAAGAGGCTGCGATATCATTAAATAATTCAAAAGCTTCATTAAAGCAAGCCAATGAAACTGTAGTACCGCAATATGCTGTGTTAAAACGCTTAATGGGCTATCCGCCTGAAAAGCAATTCAATGTTAATTTTGATACCCTGCAAATGGCACAAAGTATTAACGTGGATACCACCCAGCAGTTAGCCTATGAAAAACGTATTGAGTATCAACAGCTAAAAACGCAAAAGGATATTCAGAACGAGCAGATTAAATATTATAGAACATCCTTCCTGCCAACTGTATCTGCCTTTTATAATTATGACCTGGCTTATGAGAATAGCCGGGTGTCAAACCTGTTTTCAAACTCATATCCAAGTCAATTAATTGGTGTATCCATCAGCATACCTATTTTTACCGGACTATCGCGCATACACAGCTTGCACAGGGCCAAATTACAGGAGGAAGTGCTGAACTGGAGTGAGGTTGATCTAAAATCGCAGATCTATTCAGAATATACCTCAGCGTTGGGTAGTTACAAAAGCAACCTGTATAACTTAAAGTTGTTACAACAAAATGTAACCCTTGCCAAGCGCACTTATTTTGTGGTGACCTTACAATACAAGCAAGGTATAGTGGCCTACTTAAATGTGATAACAGCCGAATCAAATCTTATATCATCAGAAATCAGTTACTTAAACGCACTGTTCCAAACATTGTCGAGCAAGATCGATCTGCAGAAGGCAATGGGAAACATAACTTACTAA